A window of Pomacea canaliculata isolate SZHN2017 linkage group LG3, ASM307304v1, whole genome shotgun sequence contains these coding sequences:
- the LOC112559669 gene encoding uncharacterized protein LOC112559669, protein MSSVRGQPYPVSWVVGLSLAVVKGNETWTRGFGLADKGSGRPVTSSTLFGIASLSKAFTATLLGILIDESKGKYTWQTPLKDILGRDFQLVDWFLSNQGTIKDILLHRTGLFNTNVPQYAGFPDTLTRKEFTSQLRYLPMATSPRDAWSYNNWMYALAGRVAEVMGKASWEELLQTRIYQPLQMTDSRVLGHDVQVTDNKMALPYVQLGNDLVLSDSSMYRIWPEEPAGAVASTADDMARWMSFNLQGGVTSQGVPLLDKKIIQDILSPQIIVSPAFLKPKIKRPQFPATFNSFGYGFGWFSASYRGYQVTWHSGGIYSYISYVTLIRDLNIGIYISTNGPGNSSSSVTYNEVFYYIADLLLGEEPWLTTANACQFPRPWNNATSQASNNSVIVPGTIENPQFYEGDYNNKLFGDIKISRNGSGELVVDYGRLTGMLRKTSGSGVLMMEVFGPMRFLTRRGDDTIYINMTFTDPDRRGRYQELHVSAPDLGDTDILLYERNSKYWEE, encoded by the exons ATGTCAA GCGTTCGTGGACAACCTTATCCAGTGTCGTGGGTGGTGGGTCTGTCCCTGGCCGTCGTCAAAGGCAACGAGACCTGGACTCGAGGGTTCGGACTGGCGGACAAAGGTTCCGGACGACCGGTCACGTCCTCTACGTTGTTCGGAATAGCCTCCCTGTCCAAGGCCTTCACAGCCACTCTGTTAGGCATACTGATAGACGAGAGCAAAGG CAAGTACACGTGGCAGACTCCATTGAAGGACATCCTGGGCAGAGACTTTCAGCTGGTAGACTGGTTTCTCAGCAATCAAGGGACAATCAAAGACATTCTGTTACACCGGACAGGTCTGTTTAACACCAACGTCCCTCAGTACGCTGGCTTCCCGGACACACTGACCAGAAAAGAGTTTACGAG CCAGCTTCGTTACCTGCCTATGGCGACATCACCCCGCGATGCGTGGAGCTACAACAACTGGATGTACGCTCTGGCCGGGAGGGTCGCGGAGGTGATGGGCAAAGCCTCATGGGAGGAGCTTCTCCAAACCCGAATCTATCAGCcattgcagatgactgacagcCGCGTGCTGGGGCATGATGTCCAGGTGACTGACAACAAAATGGCTTTGCCCTACGTTCAGCTCGGCAATGATCTGGTGCTGTCTGATTCATCAATGTACAG AATCTGGCCAGAAGAGCCCGCTGGCGCGGTGGCCTCCACGGCAGACGACATGGCCAGATGGATGTCTTTTAATCTGCAGGGAGGGGTGACGTCACAGGGAGTGCCTCTACTTGACAAGAAAATTATACAAGACATCCTCAGCCCTCAGATAATCGTGTCGCCGGCCTTTTTGAAGCCAAAGATTAAGAGACCGCAGTTCCCAGCCACTTTCAACAGCTTTGGCTACGGCTTCGGATGGTTTTCCGCGTCCTACCGAG GTTACCAGGTGACATGGCACTCTGGTGGAATCTACAGCTACATCTCCTATGTCACCTTAATTAGAGACCTTAACATCGGTATCTACATCAGCACCAACGGCCCTGGCAACAGCAGTTCGTCTGTAACATACAACGAAGTCTTCTACTACATCGCTGACCTTCTCCTGGGAGAAGAACCTTGGCTGACTACGGCCAACGCCTGTCAGTTCCCTCGGCCCTGGAATAACGCCACCAGTCAGGCCTCCAACAACTCCGTTATCGTCCCTGGCACAATCGAAAACCCACAGTTCTACGAAGGAGACTACAACAACAAGCTGTTTGGCGACATCAAAATATCCCGAAACGGAAGTGGGGAGCTGGTGGTTGACTATGGCCGCCTGACCGGCATGCTGCGCAAAACCAGCGGAAGTGGCGTGCTCATGATGGAGGTTTTCGGTCCTATGAGGTTCTTGACCCGGCGTGGCGATGACACCATCTACATCAACATGACCTTCACCGACCCAGACCGGAGAGGCAGGTACCAGGAGCTCCATGTCAGCGCCCCTGATCTCGGGGATACAGACATTTTGCTTTACGAGCGAAATAGCAAATACTGGGAGGAATAA